A portion of the Coriobacteriia bacterium genome contains these proteins:
- a CDS encoding DNA internalization-related competence protein ComEC/Rec2 codes for MNSHERGLPSRPSLPPLLLAALSAWIAVCLSEELCWQLYADACVAAALLMCLIALLVIGTIVIGIKHHGFAVVCIAFTSVCICGLFWWGGWAKDVEHLPTLFEQTPTLELDLTGDPAVRDYGTISTARISCNAGSISVRLIWPEGAEPLSAGHRIAVTGSISSPKLDDGGRWNHRNGFAGMLRASHVEELGYSPGLRGFVTSFRDDSFARVASIEGDAAGLLAGVLLGNRTLYAGSELEQAFQTTGLAHLMAVSGTHLAIVTMLLSALLARSSLRRKVRSAVLIIGLIIYAAITGFAPSALRAATMCSVALVLGALKTRASALSALSLCMLVFLGLSPPIAFSLGFQLSVLSVLGLIIFARLADCWLGHALPRLPPSLVSSVAATIVASSATLPMTVTQFAQLPLISPVANLLAAPLVTGMLCLGIIALVIGSVFAPLGFLLLQIAATFASCCATLVRMLADMPLACLPLSSATHAIAALFCILFIALWVFWPLPQRSVDSEGRQSPPLSRNKLLKTCSAFIVPIALVLLLGFGQSARPWQASDARMVMLDVGQGDSILIQSKAANILVDTGEQGDVLLRELAEQGVTHLDAVIISHKDADHAGALKKLAGVVVVDHVYVHADLIDQAFMEKVLESARWVTSGREGEGVRPGTTLRAGQFSLSIIAPQDGGTSENEDSLVGLLEFDADGDGNADARGLLTGDAESEALERVVSQVGDIDFLKVAHHGSKGGLTDEQLAELSPEIALISVGANNKYGHPSTETVKMLEDHGARIYRTDKQGAISVGFSDTGMHVTPER; via the coding sequence ATGAACTCCCATGAGAGGGGCCTTCCCTCACGTCCATCGTTGCCGCCTCTCCTACTTGCCGCTCTCTCAGCCTGGATTGCAGTTTGTCTCTCGGAGGAGTTATGCTGGCAGCTCTATGCAGACGCATGCGTGGCGGCAGCTCTTCTTATGTGCCTTATTGCCCTGCTTGTCATCGGCACGATCGTCATTGGCATCAAGCATCATGGATTCGCGGTTGTCTGCATCGCCTTCACAAGCGTATGTATATGCGGGCTTTTCTGGTGGGGCGGATGGGCAAAAGACGTCGAGCATCTCCCTACCCTTTTTGAACAAACTCCGACACTCGAGCTTGACTTGACGGGAGATCCAGCTGTCAGGGATTACGGCACCATCTCGACAGCGCGCATAAGCTGTAATGCCGGCAGCATCAGCGTGCGACTCATCTGGCCCGAAGGTGCCGAGCCGCTCTCTGCGGGACATCGTATCGCCGTCACGGGCAGCATATCATCGCCCAAACTTGACGATGGCGGCCGATGGAATCATCGCAACGGCTTTGCGGGTATGCTTCGCGCATCACACGTCGAAGAGCTTGGATATTCTCCGGGCTTGCGCGGATTCGTGACTTCGTTTCGTGACGACTCCTTCGCGCGTGTTGCCTCGATTGAAGGCGATGCAGCGGGTCTGCTTGCCGGCGTTTTGCTCGGAAACCGAACGCTCTATGCCGGGTCCGAGCTTGAGCAAGCATTCCAGACAACGGGGCTTGCACATCTCATGGCCGTCTCGGGTACGCACCTTGCCATCGTGACGATGTTGCTTTCCGCATTGCTTGCGAGAAGCTCCCTGCGACGCAAGGTTCGTAGCGCCGTGCTTATCATTGGCCTCATTATCTACGCGGCGATTACAGGCTTTGCTCCGTCAGCCTTGCGTGCCGCCACGATGTGCTCGGTTGCCCTTGTCCTGGGGGCACTCAAGACGCGTGCTTCGGCACTGAGTGCACTGTCTCTGTGCATGCTTGTCTTCCTTGGCCTCTCCCCGCCCATAGCCTTCTCCCTCGGATTCCAACTCTCCGTACTCTCGGTGCTCGGACTCATCATCTTCGCCAGACTTGCCGATTGCTGGCTCGGGCATGCACTACCGCGGCTTCCCCCGAGTCTCGTCTCATCAGTGGCGGCGACCATCGTCGCATCGTCTGCCACGCTCCCGATGACCGTAACGCAATTCGCGCAGTTGCCGCTCATATCACCTGTAGCCAACCTGCTCGCAGCGCCTCTTGTCACCGGCATGCTCTGTCTCGGTATCATCGCGCTCGTCATCGGCAGCGTCTTCGCTCCTCTTGGATTCCTGTTGCTGCAAATCGCGGCGACCTTTGCATCATGCTGCGCCACGCTCGTGCGCATGCTTGCCGATATGCCGCTTGCCTGCCTTCCCCTTTCGAGCGCTACGCACGCGATTGCAGCCTTGTTCTGCATTCTGTTCATCGCGCTGTGGGTATTTTGGCCACTTCCTCAACGTAGCGTAGATTCCGAAGGAAGGCAGAGCCCTCCCCTATCGCGCAACAAGCTTCTCAAGACATGCAGCGCCTTCATAGTGCCCATCGCGCTCGTTCTCCTTCTGGGTTTTGGGCAGTCGGCAAGACCATGGCAAGCGTCAGATGCACGCATGGTAATGCTCGACGTGGGACAAGGTGATAGCATCCTTATCCAGAGCAAGGCAGCTAACATCCTCGTGGATACGGGCGAACAAGGAGATGTGCTCCTGCGCGAACTTGCCGAGCAGGGCGTCACGCACCTCGATGCCGTCATCATCAGTCACAAGGACGCCGACCATGCCGGAGCGCTCAAGAAGCTCGCTGGTGTCGTCGTGGTCGATCACGTGTACGTGCATGCAGACTTGATCGACCAGGCTTTCATGGAGAAGGTTCTCGAATCCGCACGTTGGGTGACGAGCGGACGCGAAGGCGAGGGCGTGCGCCCTGGTACCACCTTACGGGCTGGACAGTTTTCCCTCAGCATCATTGCGCCACAAGATGGCGGAACAAGCGAGAACGAGGACAGCCTTGTCGGATTGCTCGAGTTCGATGCGGACGGTGATGGCAATGCCGACGCACGTGGGCTGCTCACAGGCGATGCCGAAAGCGAGGCGCTGGAGCGCGTCGTATCGCAGGTAGGCGATATCGACTTTCTTAAAGTCGCCCACCACGGCAGCAAGGGTGGCCTGACAGACGAACAGCTCGCGGAGCTTTCCCCCGAGATCGCACTCATCAGCGTAGGAGCCAATAACAAATACGGACATCCCAGCACCGAAACCGTGAAGATGCTCGAAGACCACGGAGCGCGCATCTACCGCACCGACAAGCAAGGCGCCATCAGTGTTGGCTTCTCCGACACGGGAATGCACGTGACACCGGAGCGATAA
- a CDS encoding homoserine O-succinyltransferase — protein MPIKIPNALPATEVLEGENIFVMTETRAMTQDIRSLHVLLLNLMPDKVKTETQIARVLSNSPLQVELELMHTKSHAAANTSPDHMLAFYKTFDEIRGRKFDGMIITGAPVEDLDFEDVDYWDELCEIMEWSKEHVTSTFHICWGAQAALYYHYGIPKYQLEQRVHGVFEHTVDRKSSMLLRGADDTFWAPHSRNTENRLEDIKAVPELRVIATSREVGPYALMTDNGAQVFIMGHPEYDGRTLGEEYRRDLDAGKNPALPAHYYPHDDVTELPIKRWRAHANLLYSNWLNYYVYQTTPYDFITLG, from the coding sequence ATGCCTATCAAGATTCCCAATGCCCTTCCCGCAACCGAGGTTTTGGAAGGCGAGAACATTTTCGTCATGACCGAGACCCGCGCCATGACGCAGGACATACGTTCGCTTCATGTCCTCTTGCTCAATCTCATGCCCGACAAAGTAAAGACCGAGACGCAGATTGCGCGCGTGCTCTCTAATTCGCCTCTGCAAGTGGAGCTCGAGCTCATGCATACGAAGAGCCATGCGGCAGCAAACACGTCACCAGACCACATGCTCGCTTTCTACAAGACCTTCGACGAGATACGCGGACGCAAGTTCGATGGCATGATTATCACGGGCGCCCCCGTCGAGGACCTCGATTTCGAGGATGTCGACTACTGGGATGAGCTTTGCGAGATTATGGAATGGAGCAAGGAACACGTCACGAGCACGTTCCACATCTGCTGGGGTGCGCAAGCTGCGCTCTATTACCATTACGGCATTCCCAAGTACCAGCTCGAGCAGCGCGTGCATGGCGTTTTCGAGCATACGGTCGATCGCAAGTCATCGATGCTCCTGCGTGGCGCTGACGACACGTTCTGGGCACCGCATTCCCGCAATACCGAAAACCGTCTCGAAGACATCAAGGCGGTGCCCGAGTTGCGCGTCATCGCGACTTCGCGCGAGGTTGGCCCCTATGCGCTCATGACCGACAACGGCGCGCAGGTCTTCATCATGGGACATCCCGAATACGATGGTCGCACGCTGGGGGAGGAATACCGACGTGATCTTGATGCCGGCAAGAATCCGGCCCTGCCTGCGCACTATTATCCGCACGATGATGTGACCGAGCTGCCCATCAAACGCTGGCGCGCGCATGCCAATCTGCTCTACAGCAATTGGCTCAATTACTACGTCTACCAGACCACGCCCTACGACTTCATCACATTGGGTTAG
- the holA gene encoding DNA polymerase III subunit delta, whose amino-acid sequence MADNDFLPVYLIVGADELKREFVFGRLNERMAKLGDLDFNKDVFDGGALTPDEITGACNTLPFMSEKRLVVIQGAERLKKAASEAIVSYLENPNDTTVLALIAEKLAKNTRLYKAIAKVDKKAVIDCTPRSARELPQQVQQFAQSKGVTITRQAAEELISLVGESTVHLDGELTKMAIALGRGALIDLPEVQAHVARVAEPKPWHLSDALSARDAKKCAVLLTRMNAQSPFGLLTMCVNRIRDLLIAKDLQGQGTGALASALSKPDWQVKNYARWADGFSQAELEKALISAAACDQAMKTGADKDAVFERWVLDVCVA is encoded by the coding sequence ATGGCAGACAACGATTTTCTTCCCGTATACCTCATTGTCGGCGCTGACGAGCTCAAGCGCGAGTTTGTCTTCGGTCGTCTTAACGAGCGCATGGCAAAGCTCGGCGACCTTGACTTCAACAAGGATGTCTTCGACGGCGGCGCCCTCACGCCTGATGAGATCACGGGAGCCTGCAACACCTTGCCGTTCATGAGCGAGAAGCGCCTTGTGGTCATTCAGGGTGCCGAGCGTCTCAAGAAGGCGGCGTCAGAGGCCATCGTCTCGTATCTCGAGAATCCCAATGACACGACCGTCCTCGCGCTCATCGCAGAGAAGCTCGCCAAGAACACGCGTCTGTACAAGGCGATTGCCAAGGTCGACAAGAAGGCCGTTATCGATTGCACGCCGCGTAGCGCCCGCGAGCTTCCCCAGCAGGTGCAGCAGTTCGCGCAGAGCAAGGGCGTGACGATTACGCGCCAGGCGGCCGAGGAGCTCATCTCGCTCGTAGGCGAGTCGACCGTCCATCTGGATGGCGAGCTCACGAAGATGGCCATTGCCCTTGGACGCGGGGCACTCATCGATTTGCCCGAGGTTCAAGCCCATGTCGCACGTGTGGCCGAGCCCAAACCATGGCATCTGAGCGACGCGCTTTCGGCACGTGACGCGAAGAAGTGCGCGGTGCTTCTTACGCGTATGAACGCACAGTCCCCCTTTGGCTTGCTTACCATGTGCGTCAACAGGATCCGTGACCTGCTTATCGCAAAGGACTTGCAGGGACAGGGCACGGGTGCTCTTGCATCTGCGCTTAGCAAACCCGATTGGCAGGTCAAGAACTACGCACGCTGGGCTGACGGCTTTTCGCAGGCCGAACTCGAGAAGGCGCTCATCAGCGCCGCAGCGTGCGATCAGGCCATGAAGACAGGGGCGGATAAAGACGCTGTCTTCGAGCGTTGGGTTTTGGACGTCTGCGTGGCCTGA
- a CDS encoding 30S ribosomal protein S20, which produces MANIKSQKKRIKTNEKARLRNRAAKAEMKTAVRRVREAVEAGDKALATETAKKACRLFDKAVSKGIIHKNQAANRKSGVMALANSLDK; this is translated from the coding sequence ATGGCGAATATCAAAAGTCAGAAGAAGCGTATCAAGACCAACGAAAAGGCCCGTCTGCGCAATCGCGCTGCCAAGGCCGAGATGAAGACCGCCGTGCGCCGCGTGCGCGAGGCTGTCGAGGCCGGCGACAAGGCTCTCGCGACCGAGACTGCCAAGAAGGCCTGCCGCCTGTTTGACAAGGCCGTCAGCAAGGGCATCATCCACAAGAACCAGGCCGCCAATCGCAAGAGCGGCGTCATGGCCTTGGCCAACAGCCTCGACAAGTAG
- a CDS encoding elongation factor 4, protein MDRSHIRNFSIIAHIDHGKSTIADRILEMTNTVASRDMVEQVLDSMDIERERGITIKSQAVCVFYEADNGETYQFNLIDTPGHVDFTYEVSRSLAACEGAVLVVDSTQGVEAQTVANALLAMNADLEIIPVINKVDLPAADPERVRAEIEEGLAIPADDAILTSGKSGIGVHDLLEAIVERIPAPQGDADAPLKALIFDSYFDAYRGVVALIRVVDGSIKARQKIRFMATKNECEVEEVGVRRPAETPVDELKVGEVGYLVTGLKDPRMVKVGDTVTLAKNGADEPLPGYRDVKPMVYTGLFPIDADQYPALRDALDKLALNDPALVYEPETSQALGFGFRVGFLGLLHMEVVKERLEREFGLDLIATAPSVEYHAYLTDGEEVTVHSPQDMPDPSSIERIEEPYVKADIIIPPDYIGAVMELSTERRGNFIDMQYLSTTTVELKFEMPLSELIMDYFDSLKSRTKGYASLDYDVCGYQASNLVKLEILLAGNPVDALSAIVHKDAAYTRGKALCEKLKEIIPQQLFEVPIQAAVGSRILARQTVRARRKDVLAKCYGGDITRKRKLLEKQKAGKKRMKNIGNVEVPQEAFMVILSVDDE, encoded by the coding sequence ATGGATCGCTCGCACATCAGAAACTTCTCGATCATCGCGCATATCGACCACGGCAAGTCGACCATCGCCGATCGCATCCTCGAGATGACGAACACGGTCGCGTCACGTGACATGGTCGAGCAGGTGCTCGACTCGATGGATATCGAGCGTGAGCGTGGCATCACCATCAAGTCGCAGGCCGTTTGCGTGTTCTACGAGGCCGATAACGGCGAGACCTATCAGTTCAATCTCATCGACACGCCGGGCCACGTCGATTTCACGTACGAAGTATCGCGTTCGTTGGCCGCATGCGAGGGCGCTGTGCTCGTCGTCGATTCAACGCAGGGCGTCGAGGCGCAGACAGTTGCCAACGCATTGCTTGCCATGAATGCGGACCTCGAGATCATCCCCGTTATCAACAAGGTCGATCTTCCGGCCGCAGATCCCGAGCGCGTGCGCGCCGAGATCGAGGAGGGCCTTGCGATTCCTGCCGACGATGCAATACTGACCTCGGGCAAGTCGGGTATTGGCGTGCATGACCTGCTCGAGGCTATCGTGGAGCGCATCCCCGCACCGCAAGGTGATGCAGACGCCCCACTCAAGGCGCTCATCTTCGATTCGTACTTCGATGCCTACCGTGGCGTCGTCGCGCTCATCCGCGTTGTCGATGGCTCCATCAAGGCACGTCAGAAGATTCGCTTCATGGCGACGAAGAACGAGTGCGAAGTCGAGGAAGTGGGCGTGCGTCGTCCGGCAGAGACTCCCGTCGACGAGCTCAAGGTCGGCGAGGTTGGCTATCTTGTCACGGGTCTCAAGGATCCGCGCATGGTCAAGGTCGGCGATACGGTCACGCTTGCCAAAAACGGCGCTGACGAGCCCTTGCCTGGATACCGTGACGTCAAGCCGATGGTCTACACGGGTCTCTTTCCCATCGATGCCGATCAGTATCCGGCTCTGCGTGACGCGCTCGACAAGCTCGCGCTCAACGATCCGGCGCTTGTCTACGAGCCCGAGACGAGCCAGGCGCTCGGCTTCGGCTTTCGCGTCGGCTTTTTGGGTCTGCTGCACATGGAGGTCGTCAAGGAGCGCCTCGAGCGCGAGTTCGGCCTTGACCTCATCGCAACGGCGCCTTCGGTCGAGTACCATGCCTACCTCACCGATGGCGAGGAGGTGACCGTGCACTCTCCGCAGGATATGCCCGATCCGTCATCGATCGAGCGCATCGAGGAGCCGTACGTCAAGGCCGACATCATCATCCCGCCTGATTACATCGGCGCGGTCATGGAGCTCTCGACCGAGCGTCGCGGCAACTTCATCGACATGCAGTACCTCTCGACGACCACCGTCGAGCTCAAGTTCGAGATGCCGCTCTCCGAGCTCATCATGGACTATTTCGATTCGCTCAAGAGCCGTACCAAGGGTTATGCCTCGCTCGATTACGACGTGTGCGGCTACCAGGCGAGCAACCTCGTCAAGCTCGAGATCTTGCTCGCGGGCAATCCGGTTGACGCGCTCTCGGCTATCGTGCACAAAGACGCCGCCTACACGCGTGGCAAGGCCCTGTGCGAGAAGCTCAAGGAGATCATCCCGCAGCAGCTCTTCGAAGTGCCCATACAGGCTGCCGTGGGCAGTCGCATCCTGGCACGCCAGACGGTGCGTGCGCGTCGCAAGGACGTGCTCGCCAAGTGCTATGGTGGCGACATCACGCGCAAACGCAAGCTGCTCGAGAAGCAGAAGGCGGGCAAGAAGCGCATGAAGAACATCGGCAACGTCGAGGTGCCTCAGGAGGCCTTCATGGTCATCCTCTCCGTTGACGACGAGTAA
- a CDS encoding coproporphyrinogen III oxidase, producing the protein MIEALYLHTPFCVSRCAYCDFATNACADEQRMDAYVEALCLQLRRAAKAGLLGQVKTIYIGGGTPTHLGSRRLNTLVYTLSLSVNLENVVEFTCEVNPESIDERMVADLFSLGVNRFSIGAQSFDDAVLAAYGRIHDAAAIDAALAAVRTRTNNISLDLICGGPGQSMESWTQDLRHAIDADVPHISIYPLTLEDGTPLTRRVEAGECEVADEDTQTDMMLEAEHMLTAAGFERYEVASYAKPGSPSHHNTAYWTGAEYLGLGAGASSMLSAETAERVIDAGLFDMPDDGDDRWMHKASSARAESASGAFVRAQDCPSDCAIGHPITDDPSACAPTQPCDADFARIRIAASSDDIAFAESLGCPRAEIELLSARESAVEDLMLGMRRSIGVARERVLAVEGALAVFERLEALGLVRERGARFVPTQRGWLLGNEVYGAIWSLAGDR; encoded by the coding sequence ATGATCGAAGCCCTCTATCTGCACACGCCCTTCTGCGTTTCGCGCTGTGCGTACTGTGACTTTGCGACGAACGCTTGCGCGGACGAGCAACGCATGGATGCGTATGTGGAAGCGCTGTGCCTGCAATTGCGTCGTGCGGCAAAGGCGGGGTTGCTCGGCCAGGTCAAGACGATCTATATCGGCGGCGGCACCCCCACGCATCTTGGCAGCAGGCGTCTCAATACGCTCGTATACACGCTTTCGCTTTCGGTCAATCTCGAGAATGTCGTCGAGTTCACCTGCGAGGTCAACCCCGAATCCATTGACGAGCGCATGGTGGCAGACCTCTTCTCGCTCGGTGTCAACCGCTTCAGCATCGGTGCGCAAAGCTTCGACGATGCGGTTCTCGCGGCCTACGGTCGCATTCACGACGCCGCTGCAATCGATGCGGCTCTCGCCGCCGTTCGCACCCGCACCAACAACATCTCCCTCGACCTCATCTGCGGAGGTCCAGGCCAGAGCATGGAATCATGGACGCAGGATTTGCGCCACGCAATCGATGCCGACGTGCCGCACATCAGTATCTATCCCCTTACTCTCGAGGATGGTACGCCACTGACGCGTCGCGTCGAGGCGGGGGAGTGCGAAGTCGCCGACGAGGACACGCAGACCGACATGATGCTCGAAGCCGAGCATATGCTCACAGCTGCGGGGTTCGAACGCTACGAAGTCGCCTCCTACGCCAAGCCAGGCTCCCCCTCCCACCACAACACGGCGTATTGGACGGGTGCTGAGTACCTGGGGCTAGGTGCGGGTGCTTCGAGCATGCTGTCGGCCGAAACTGCCGAACGGGTGATTGACGCAGGACTGTTCGACATGCCCGACGATGGGGATGACCGATGGATGCACAAAGCGAGTTCCGCACGAGCCGAAAGCGCCAGTGGCGCTTTCGTGCGAGCTCAGGACTGTCCGAGCGACTGCGCCATCGGTCATCCCATAACGGATGATCCGAGCGCCTGCGCCCCCACCCAGCCTTGTGATGCAGATTTCGCCCGTATCCGTATCGCCGCATCATCCGATGATATCGCGTTTGCCGAATCGCTCGGATGTCCTCGTGCCGAAATCGAGTTACTCAGCGCCCGCGAATCCGCCGTCGAAGACCTCATGCTCGGCATGCGCAGGAGCATCGGCGTCGCGCGTGAGCGGGTGCTGGCCGTCGAGGGCGCGCTCGCCGTCTTCGAACGTCTCGAAGCTCTCGGGCTCGTGCGCGAGCGGGGTGCTCGCTTCGTTCCCACGCAGCGTGGGTGGCTGCTTGGAAACGAGGTCTACGGTGCGATTTGGTCGCTGGCTGGCGACAGGTAA
- the dnaJ gene encoding molecular chaperone DnaJ: MAYEYYEILGVSREVSVTEIKKAFRRKARELHPDVNKAPDAEERFKELNEAYDVLSDPKKKSLYDRYGTPEAAQGFGGYQAVDMSDIFGGMGDIFSSFFGGMGGRGAQQIRRDGRDMGIGLRLTLEEVARGAKKDIVYDRLATCEECGGSGAAEDGHEVECPTCHGSGHVVSVQHTFLGDMQTAVTCPDCGGAGRTIDKPCPECQGQGRVPDREHLTIEIPLGIHDGQQIRVQDRGEAGMQGAPAGDLIATVRIDPHEYFERDGDNLHTRANITVVQAMVGADITVCGILEDEEVPVHIPEGCQPGQTLRIKGYGLPMFRRNNKRGDLLVHVTVVVPRKLSRKAKKTAEELGKEIGDEVSKERAPLIQ, translated from the coding sequence ATGGCGTATGAGTACTACGAGATTCTTGGCGTTTCGCGCGAGGTCAGCGTAACGGAGATAAAGAAGGCGTTCCGACGCAAGGCCCGCGAGCTGCATCCGGATGTCAACAAGGCGCCTGATGCCGAAGAGCGCTTCAAGGAGCTCAACGAGGCATACGACGTTCTTTCAGACCCCAAGAAGAAGTCGCTGTACGATCGCTATGGCACGCCCGAGGCAGCACAAGGCTTCGGTGGCTATCAGGCCGTCGACATGAGCGACATATTCGGTGGCATGGGTGATATCTTCAGCTCCTTCTTCGGCGGTATGGGCGGACGTGGCGCTCAGCAGATCAGGCGCGATGGCCGCGACATGGGCATTGGCCTGCGTCTTACACTTGAGGAAGTCGCTCGCGGTGCCAAGAAGGACATCGTCTATGACCGTCTCGCGACGTGCGAGGAGTGCGGCGGCAGCGGAGCAGCCGAGGATGGCCATGAGGTCGAGTGCCCCACGTGTCACGGCTCTGGCCATGTCGTGAGCGTGCAGCATACCTTCCTCGGCGATATGCAGACGGCCGTCACCTGCCCGGATTGCGGTGGCGCGGGGCGTACCATCGACAAGCCCTGCCCCGAATGCCAAGGCCAGGGACGTGTTCCCGACCGCGAGCACCTCACGATCGAGATTCCTCTCGGCATACACGATGGCCAGCAGATTCGTGTCCAGGATCGCGGCGAGGCTGGCATGCAAGGTGCACCGGCTGGCGATCTGATCGCAACGGTTCGCATTGATCCGCACGAATACTTCGAGCGCGATGGTGACAATCTCCACACGCGCGCAAACATCACCGTCGTCCAGGCCATGGTCGGCGCAGATATCACCGTCTGTGGCATTCTCGAAGACGAAGAAGTCCCCGTGCACATTCCGGAGGGCTGCCAGCCAGGGCAGACCCTGCGTATCAAGGGCTATGGCCTCCCGATGTTCCGTCGCAACAACAAGCGCGGTGACCTGCTCGTGCACGTGACGGTCGTCGTTCCGCGCAAGCTCTCGCGCAAGGCGAAGAAGACCGCCGAGGAACTCGGCAAGGAGATTGGCGATGAGGTCTCCAAGGAACGTGCCCCACTCATTCAATAA
- a CDS encoding tRNA dihydrouridine synthase DusB has translation MAGVTDRAFRTLCIRYGAGLTFSEMVSAKGLEYNGVKTFALTDPAEEEAVLAVQLFGSEPDCMARQAARVAERLGDRLALIDVNMGCPVRKVVRRGEGSALMQTPELAADIIRSIVDAVDVPVTAKFRSGWTNEEKNAVDFAKRLEQAGVSLVSVHGRSARQMYRGDADWDVIAQVKEAVDIPVAGSGDVFSHDDARRMREQCGVDAVHVARGARGNPWIFTGHEPSHAERVAAMHEHFELYLHYADPLKARDERPSTSDEAIPAPLDAPAPYLSPLRAQLAWYVHGLPSAAALRRTLSEARSIADFERIFDEAGKLAEGEPR, from the coding sequence ATGGCCGGCGTGACCGATCGGGCCTTTCGCACCCTCTGCATACGCTATGGAGCGGGTTTGACGTTTTCCGAGATGGTGAGCGCCAAGGGCCTCGAGTACAACGGCGTCAAGACCTTCGCCCTGACCGATCCGGCCGAGGAAGAGGCTGTGCTCGCCGTGCAGCTGTTCGGTTCGGAGCCCGATTGCATGGCGCGTCAGGCCGCACGCGTTGCCGAGCGTCTGGGCGATAGGCTCGCGCTCATCGACGTGAACATGGGATGTCCCGTACGCAAGGTCGTGCGACGCGGGGAGGGCTCGGCCCTCATGCAGACCCCCGAGCTGGCGGCCGATATCATACGCAGCATCGTCGATGCCGTTGACGTGCCCGTCACCGCCAAGTTCAGAAGCGGCTGGACGAACGAGGAGAAGAACGCCGTCGACTTCGCCAAGCGTTTAGAGCAGGCGGGCGTCTCGCTTGTGAGCGTGCATGGGCGCAGCGCGCGCCAGATGTATCGCGGCGATGCGGATTGGGATGTGATAGCGCAGGTCAAGGAGGCAGTCGATATTCCCGTCGCGGGCAGCGGTGACGTGTTTTCCCATGACGATGCCCGCCGCATGCGCGAACAGTGCGGTGTGGATGCCGTGCACGTGGCACGTGGCGCGCGCGGCAACCCGTGGATCTTTACGGGACACGAACCGTCGCATGCCGAGCGCGTCGCCGCCATGCACGAGCATTTCGAGCTCTACCTCCATTATGCCGACCCGCTCAAGGCGCGTGACGAGCGTCCCTCGACGAGTGACGAGGCCATACCCGCCCCTCTCGATGCGCCTGCCCCGTACCTGAGTCCGCTGCGCGCGCAGCTTGCCTGGTACGTGCATGGTCTGCCGTCTGCCGCCGCGTTGCGTCGCACTCTCAGCGAGGCGCGAAGCATCGCCGATTTCGAGCGCATCTTCGACGAGGCAGGCAAGCTCGCGGAGGGTGAGCCTCGATGA
- a CDS encoding competence protein ComEA translates to MACLSSPNSPRIWSGFVQILRVVCSDAPRLPSRMQCKHDGGAMNTEEAKLRAHSLLRQAGLAELPRPVLAGILIIGLVLVLVGIWQFWPRANADYIATANQEQQTSDVNAQQSASTQVDIVIDVEGAVNAPGLYTLAADSRVGEAIEAAGGFAANAQPGATNLAQKLSDGEQIFVPTIEEAQGATNATSIATTPSSKQNGKININTANAEELQKLSGVGPALSGRIIDYRESKGRFSSIEDLKEVSGIGETRFENLKDKICV, encoded by the coding sequence ATGGCATGCCTGTCAAGTCCGAATTCTCCCCGAATATGGTCCGGTTTTGTTCAGATTCTCAGGGTGGTTTGCTCGGATGCCCCACGTCTACCATCACGCATGCAATGCAAACATGATGGAGGCGCCATGAATACCGAGGAAGCAAAGCTCAGAGCCCATTCTCTCCTAAGGCAGGCGGGGCTGGCCGAGCTCCCTCGTCCCGTTCTTGCAGGCATCCTCATCATCGGGCTCGTACTCGTACTTGTCGGTATCTGGCAGTTCTGGCCTCGGGCAAATGCGGATTATATAGCGACGGCAAACCAAGAGCAGCAGACATCGGACGTAAACGCGCAGCAATCAGCTTCTACGCAAGTCGACATCGTGATCGACGTCGAGGGTGCCGTCAACGCACCCGGACTCTATACGCTTGCAGCTGATTCGCGTGTAGGCGAGGCTATAGAGGCAGCGGGCGGATTTGCCGCAAATGCTCAGCCAGGAGCAACCAACCTCGCGCAGAAACTCTCCGATGGCGAGCAAATCTTCGTCCCCACCATCGAAGAGGCGCAGGGTGCAACGAATGCCACCTCTATAGCTACGACGCCATCATCGAAGCAAAACGGGAAGATCAATATCAACACGGCGAACGCCGAAGAGCTACAGAAGCTCTCGGGCGTGGGGCCTGCCCTCTCGGGACGTATCATCGACTATCGCGAGTCGAAGGGACGCTTCTCCTCAATCGAGGACCTCAAGGAAGTCTCGGGCATTGGCGAGACCCGCTTCGAAAACCTCAAGGACAAGATCTGCGTATGA